Proteins co-encoded in one Arthrobacter alpinus genomic window:
- a CDS encoding PKD domain-containing protein: MTSAAMITAVLVVGPVSTATAADSPAPLPQTVAGDVLPTPQINGVVWKTAVVGNVAYAVGSFTSARPSGAAAGTGEVGRNNAMAFNILTGAILPWNPNLNAQARTVRLSVDSSEIYVGGDFTTVNGVPRMKVAAFSVATGTLDPNFKPVVNGPVRNVAVSNDTVYVGGAFGNAGGQTRSNLAAFTRSSGALLPWTPKVDDIVETLWAAPDNSRILIGGRFQNLDGSPIVGIGAVDGNTGALEPWGSRPTPTAIGSSRSWVTELTVQNGVVFGSNDGEGGHWFDGRWAADLATGNLIWLDNCYGATYSLAVMGQVVYSTGHAHDCTSVGTFGDHNPQIWKRAIAETTYPTGTDQGAPGSNMNYAYQPVPTQLPWYPLVNAGTYTGIFQGGWALANNSNYLVMGGEFTSVNGKAQQGLATFAARTIAPNKQGPTYSTMTPSVISLNSGSARIAWTGTTDIDDGTLTYDVLRDNGTTPIYTTNAVSPWWALPQSGFVDTGLVPGSIHTYRIRVSDPWGNNFTGSRSAGVTISSAAPSAYTSQVITDGATNFWPLNEPSGTVAYDNASFNDADSGVGVGRGSSGSMANETASTFDGTSSAFIAARMQGPGPDTFTAEAWFKTSTTSGGKIVGFGNSATGTSSSYDRHVYMDNAGHLWFGVYPGSAQTLSTSKTYNDGQWHQVAATLGAGGMQLYVDGVRVGHRSDATSGQSYSGLWRIGGDSLNGWPNQPGNSNFNGTIDDVAIYPSVLTGVQLLKHYTLTGRTSSLPPLPTDSYGKAVNADQPDLYWRLDESAGNTALDSTDSSNDGTYNGGVTKGVPGAIPGYAGTAATFNGSDGFVASNASYSDPLTYSEEAWFKTSTSQGGKIVGFGDNPNGTSSSYDRHVYMQNDGTIVFGVWTGQTNTITTPVSYNDDRWHQVVATQSVDGMKLYVDGALVGTNPQTNAQAYTGYWKVGGDTTWGSSSAYFAGTIDEVAIYSSALSADRVAAHYNLGGPVNVVPVAAFASSGANLNLTFDAGASHDPDGQIVNYAWDFGDGQTGTGASPSHSYSTAGTFQVKLTVTDNRGGVSSVTQPVTSTLPPNQLPTATFTSSTHNLEVSVDGTTSSDSDGTVVSYAWDFGDGHTATGITTDYTYLAAGNYTIKLTVTDDRGGTGTTTKQVTVAPAPNSPPTAAFTSSTTGLSATFDGNGSSDTDGQVVSYAWDFGDGTSLTGTTPTHVYTVAGTFTVTLTVKDNQGATATISHQVIVEPLPNQAPTAAFTYVPNKLAIAFDGTTSSDLDGTVTGYAWDFGDGTSSAGGATTHTYASSGTFTVKLTVTDNGGATGSVSQVLTVTAGPPANIPPTAKFTSIMAGLNGNFDGTTSSDQDGTVASYDWAFGDGGSASTAVASHAFGTAGDYTVTLTVTDNDGATTSVSHVVTATTPVNVPPVAVFTSTVQKLDVAFDGSGSHDPDGQIASYAWAFGDGTTSSGATAHHSYTTPGSYNVTLTVTDNLGGINSITHTVTATSPANLPPTAAFTTAGTALAVNVDGTTSSDPDGNVVSWGWNFGDAGTGSGVSVSHTYAVPGTYTITLTVTDDQGATATTSRSVVVALTPFATDAFSRTVTNGFGTADKGGPWTTSSSASNFTVAGGTGSIKMAGAGSGPSIYLNSVSSSDSDIRVQVGVDKAPTGGGINVSVIGRRVTGQGDYRAKVNLNSNGGVTLGLFRVDNAGAATMVASETVVAGLTYQVGDLLNIRVQVSGNSPSTLKAKVWKDGTVEPGSWMKMGTDSTPGLQASGSIGLFAYLSGSATNAPVMASFKNLWAGPSF; encoded by the coding sequence TTGACTTCCGCAGCAATGATTACGGCGGTCCTCGTCGTGGGTCCCGTATCGACCGCGACGGCAGCCGACAGCCCAGCGCCGTTGCCACAAACAGTGGCCGGCGATGTTTTGCCGACACCGCAGATCAACGGAGTCGTATGGAAAACTGCAGTTGTGGGCAATGTCGCCTACGCGGTCGGAAGCTTCACATCTGCGCGTCCTTCTGGGGCTGCCGCCGGTACCGGCGAAGTGGGTCGCAACAACGCAATGGCCTTTAACATCCTTACTGGCGCTATATTGCCATGGAACCCAAATCTGAATGCACAGGCCCGTACGGTTAGATTGTCGGTCGATTCATCGGAGATATACGTAGGAGGAGACTTCACAACCGTCAATGGAGTCCCGCGCATGAAAGTAGCTGCCTTCAGCGTTGCCACAGGAACGTTGGATCCAAATTTCAAGCCGGTAGTCAATGGGCCGGTTCGAAATGTTGCTGTTTCGAATGACACTGTCTATGTGGGCGGTGCATTTGGTAACGCCGGTGGTCAAACTCGATCAAACCTGGCTGCATTCACACGATCTTCAGGCGCTTTGTTGCCTTGGACACCTAAGGTAGACGACATTGTTGAAACACTTTGGGCGGCCCCAGACAATTCTAGGATCCTGATTGGTGGTCGTTTCCAGAACCTAGACGGTTCGCCGATCGTTGGTATCGGTGCAGTTGATGGAAATACCGGGGCACTTGAACCGTGGGGCAGCCGACCCACCCCAACGGCAATTGGATCAAGCCGATCCTGGGTTACCGAATTGACGGTTCAAAACGGCGTTGTATTTGGTAGTAACGATGGTGAAGGCGGACATTGGTTCGATGGCCGGTGGGCTGCGGACTTGGCGACAGGCAATCTTATTTGGCTGGACAATTGTTATGGGGCCACTTACAGCCTAGCCGTAATGGGGCAAGTAGTGTACAGCACTGGCCATGCGCACGACTGCACGTCAGTGGGAACCTTTGGTGATCACAACCCGCAAATATGGAAGCGGGCAATCGCTGAAACAACCTACCCGACCGGTACTGATCAGGGTGCTCCGGGATCAAACATGAATTATGCCTACCAGCCTGTTCCAACCCAGTTGCCATGGTATCCACTGGTCAATGCTGGAACATACACAGGAATCTTCCAAGGCGGATGGGCATTGGCCAACAACTCAAATTATTTGGTAATGGGTGGGGAATTTACGTCGGTCAATGGTAAGGCGCAACAAGGCCTTGCGACGTTTGCCGCCCGCACCATAGCTCCCAACAAGCAGGGGCCCACATATTCAACAATGACCCCAAGCGTCATATCGTTGAATTCTGGTTCGGCAAGAATAGCGTGGACTGGAACAACGGACATCGATGATGGGACTCTCACATATGATGTTCTCCGCGACAATGGGACAACGCCCATTTATACAACTAACGCCGTTTCTCCCTGGTGGGCCCTACCGCAGTCGGGATTCGTCGATACAGGTCTAGTGCCCGGATCGATTCACACCTACAGAATTCGAGTGTCCGATCCATGGGGCAATAACTTCACTGGGAGTAGATCCGCGGGTGTGACAATTTCATCGGCGGCACCGAGCGCATATACATCACAAGTTATCACCGACGGGGCCACGAATTTTTGGCCGCTGAACGAACCCTCAGGAACCGTGGCCTACGACAACGCATCCTTCAATGACGCGGACTCCGGGGTCGGAGTTGGACGAGGTAGCAGCGGATCGATGGCCAACGAAACGGCTTCGACTTTTGACGGGACGAGTTCGGCATTCATTGCAGCCAGGATGCAGGGACCTGGTCCTGACACATTTACGGCCGAGGCGTGGTTCAAGACATCAACGACAAGTGGTGGCAAGATCGTTGGATTCGGGAATTCTGCGACGGGGACTTCGTCGAGCTACGACCGCCACGTCTACATGGACAATGCCGGGCATCTCTGGTTCGGAGTCTATCCAGGAAGCGCCCAAACCCTCTCAACTTCTAAGACATACAATGACGGACAGTGGCATCAGGTCGCGGCAACGCTTGGGGCAGGTGGCATGCAGTTGTACGTCGACGGCGTACGGGTTGGGCACAGAAGCGACGCTACAAGTGGCCAATCGTACTCAGGATTGTGGAGGATCGGCGGCGACAGCCTCAACGGTTGGCCGAATCAGCCGGGAAACAGCAATTTTAACGGAACTATCGACGATGTCGCGATTTATCCTTCCGTCTTGACAGGTGTACAGCTTCTCAAGCACTACACATTGACAGGCCGGACTTCCAGCCTCCCCCCGCTGCCCACGGACAGCTATGGTAAGGCGGTCAATGCTGACCAGCCTGACCTGTACTGGCGTCTTGATGAATCTGCGGGGAATACGGCACTTGACTCAACGGATTCGTCGAATGATGGAACATACAATGGCGGCGTCACCAAGGGTGTTCCAGGTGCAATACCGGGATATGCAGGCACAGCAGCAACATTCAACGGAAGTGACGGGTTTGTCGCTAGCAATGCGAGTTATTCAGACCCACTGACATATTCGGAGGAAGCTTGGTTCAAGACATCCACTAGCCAGGGGGGAAAGATCGTCGGATTTGGCGACAATCCGAATGGCACTTCATCCAGTTACGACCGTCACGTCTATATGCAGAACGACGGGACAATAGTGTTCGGTGTGTGGACTGGCCAGACAAACACGATCACGACGCCCGTGTCCTACAATGATGACCGCTGGCACCAAGTAGTCGCGACCCAGTCGGTAGATGGTATGAAGCTGTACGTCGATGGAGCGTTGGTTGGGACGAATCCCCAAACCAATGCCCAGGCCTACACGGGATACTGGAAAGTAGGTGGCGATACGACTTGGGGCTCAAGTAGCGCCTATTTTGCCGGCACGATCGACGAAGTGGCCATCTATTCAAGCGCGCTGTCGGCAGATCGTGTCGCGGCTCACTACAACCTTGGTGGCCCCGTCAATGTGGTGCCCGTGGCAGCATTCGCATCTTCCGGAGCAAATCTCAATTTGACATTTGACGCCGGTGCTTCGCACGATCCGGATGGTCAGATTGTCAATTACGCTTGGGATTTTGGTGACGGCCAAACCGGAACGGGAGCATCTCCCTCGCACTCCTATTCGACGGCGGGGACTTTCCAAGTCAAATTGACCGTGACTGATAACCGGGGTGGGGTGTCATCAGTTACGCAACCCGTAACATCGACATTGCCGCCGAACCAGCTACCGACCGCAACCTTTACTAGTTCAACTCACAACTTGGAAGTTTCAGTTGATGGTACGACCTCCTCCGACTCTGATGGAACTGTGGTGTCGTATGCATGGGATTTTGGCGACGGACATACAGCAACCGGAATTACGACAGACTACACATATCTGGCGGCGGGAAACTACACCATCAAGCTCACCGTCACGGATGATCGCGGCGGAACCGGGACAACTACGAAGCAGGTTACGGTAGCACCGGCGCCGAATAGTCCACCGACGGCGGCGTTTACATCGTCCACGACTGGTCTCAGCGCAACTTTTGACGGGAACGGGTCCTCAGATACTGACGGACAGGTTGTGTCCTATGCCTGGGACTTTGGCGATGGGACCAGCTTGACAGGGACCACTCCGACACATGTATATACAGTTGCTGGTACCTTTACCGTGACACTGACCGTAAAGGATAACCAGGGCGCCACGGCCACAATCTCCCACCAAGTTATTGTGGAACCTCTGCCAAATCAAGCCCCAACCGCCGCTTTCACGTACGTGCCGAATAAATTGGCAATCGCCTTTGACGGGACAACATCATCAGATTTGGACGGCACAGTCACTGGCTATGCTTGGGACTTCGGTGATGGAACTAGCTCGGCCGGAGGCGCCACGACCCACACCTACGCCTCGTCAGGCACCTTCACAGTAAAGTTGACGGTAACGGACAACGGAGGTGCGACCGGAAGTGTCAGTCAGGTTTTGACAGTCACCGCTGGACCACCAGCGAATATCCCGCCGACTGCAAAGTTCACTAGTATTATGGCCGGACTCAACGGTAACTTCGACGGCACCACGTCTTCCGACCAGGACGGGACAGTTGCCAGCTACGATTGGGCCTTCGGGGATGGTGGATCTGCTTCAACGGCTGTTGCTTCGCACGCGTTTGGTACAGCAGGAGACTACACAGTCACTTTGACGGTCACAGACAACGACGGAGCAACAACCTCGGTTTCACATGTTGTCACTGCAACAACACCTGTCAATGTACCTCCGGTTGCAGTGTTTACATCGACGGTGCAAAAACTTGATGTGGCATTTGATGGCTCCGGATCTCACGATCCTGACGGTCAAATTGCTTCCTACGCGTGGGCATTTGGCGATGGAACAACGTCCTCGGGCGCGACGGCCCACCACAGTTACACCACGCCAGGAAGTTACAACGTGACGCTGACTGTCACTGATAACTTGGGCGGAATCAACTCAATTACACATACAGTGACGGCGACTTCACCGGCCAACCTGCCGCCCACGGCCGCATTCACGACGGCAGGAACTGCTCTTGCCGTAAACGTTGATGGAACTACGTCCAGCGATCCGGACGGGAATGTCGTTAGTTGGGGATGGAACTTTGGCGACGCCGGCACCGGCTCCGGCGTTAGTGTAAGCCATACCTACGCGGTTCCGGGAACATACACAATCACCCTGACCGTGACTGACGATCAGGGCGCTACGGCGACAACATCTCGTTCAGTCGTAGTTGCACTTACTCCATTCGCCACAGATGCGTTTTCCCGGACCGTGACCAACGGTTTTGGAACGGCTGACAAGGGCGGGCCATGGACGACTTCGTCGAGCGCCAGCAATTTCACGGTGGCCGGAGGAACTGGAAGTATCAAGATGGCCGGCGCCGGAAGCGGTCCATCGATCTACCTGAACTCCGTATCATCTTCGGATTCCGACATCCGTGTCCAAGTTGGCGTTGACAAAGCTCCAACCGGAGGAGGCATAAACGTATCCGTCATTGGACGCAGAGTTACAGGGCAGGGTGACTACCGGGCAAAAGTAAATCTTAACTCAAATGGTGGCGTAACACTTGGTTTGTTCAGGGTCGACAATGCCGGAGCCGCCACCATGGTTGCCTCCGAAACTGTCGTTGCGGGGCTTACCTATCAAGTCGGCGATCTTCTCAACATTCGAGTTCAAGTTTCGGGAAATTCGCCGTCAACCCTCAAGGCAAAAGTCTGGAAGGACGGTACGGTCGAGCCCGGCTCCTGGATGAAGATGGGAACCGACTCCACCCCTGGGTTGCAAGCGTCTGGATCCATTGGACTATTTGCTTACCTCTCGGGTTCGGCTACCAATGCGCCGGTCATGGCGTCGTTCAAAAACCTTTGGGCGGGTCCCAGTTTTTGA
- a CDS encoding DUF4352 domain-containing protein — protein MASAQQEKAPVGTLESGVKYADGVAVSISGFARGIVSDQSAGSIKGQTYIKMSIKITNDSTSNVDLSQVIVTLKFGPGSTVASPVYPDSTTSDFFGTVKPGGVQSGEYAFAIPAQPMASTLYVDIDGNHQPAVIQGKFPL, from the coding sequence TTGGCATCCGCACAGCAAGAAAAGGCCCCAGTAGGAACACTCGAATCTGGAGTTAAATATGCTGACGGTGTTGCCGTAAGTATTTCAGGTTTCGCCAGAGGTATTGTGTCCGACCAAAGCGCTGGATCCATCAAGGGCCAGACCTACATAAAGATGTCCATTAAGATTACAAACGATTCCACCTCCAATGTCGATTTGTCACAAGTGATAGTTACACTAAAATTTGGCCCGGGCTCGACTGTGGCTTCCCCGGTTTACCCGGATTCAACCACAAGCGATTTCTTCGGAACGGTCAAACCCGGTGGAGTTCAATCTGGCGAGTACGCCTTTGCCATTCCGGCTCAACCGATGGCTTCAACCCTCTATGTTGACATTGACGGCAACCACCAACCGGCAGTAATTCAGGGAAAGTTCCCACTCTGA